In Methermicoccus shengliensis DSM 18856, a single genomic region encodes these proteins:
- a CDS encoding tRNA (N(6)-L-threonylcarbamoyladenosine(37)-C(2))-methylthiotransferase, producing MRIAIETFGCTANHADSQLMRELLERAGHSVVDGEADLYVVNTCTVVKATERRVMRRLRELERRGVPYIVAGCLPAAQPELLSELSPLAVLTPSTIQSIADVVGVDYLKQRGQEHHSPPSPPQSPHIIPIARGCVGSCSYCIVKRARGHLRSVPETEVVAEVKRAVHWGIKEIHLTAQDVGAYGLDTKSSLARLLRKVCSVEGEFFVRVGMMNPSTVISQASELSEAFLHPKVFKFVHIPVQSGSDEVLSAMGRGYTVEQFERLCTLFRERLGECTLCTDVIVGYPTESEEDFERTLELIKRLEPDKLNITRFSARPHTPAFRLSQLPDWIKKERSRRLTRLYMSITEKRQRRHVGKRMRVLVSERVREGSVVARDAAYRNVVIRGEYPIGAVLDVRVVRAHPMYLIAEPLDEAKAICISVS from the coding sequence ATGAGAATAGCGATAGAGACATTTGGATGCACTGCAAACCACGCCGACTCACAGCTCATGAGGGAGCTGCTCGAGAGGGCTGGGCACAGCGTGGTGGATGGCGAGGCGGACCTCTACGTGGTGAACACGTGCACCGTCGTTAAAGCAACTGAGAGGAGGGTGATGCGCAGGCTAAGGGAGCTCGAGCGCCGTGGCGTGCCCTACATAGTGGCAGGATGTCTTCCAGCAGCACAGCCAGAGCTGCTCTCGGAACTCTCACCCCTTGCCGTGCTAACACCCTCTACCATCCAGAGCATCGCGGATGTGGTGGGTGTTGATTATTTAAAGCAACGGGGGCAAGAGCACCACTCCCCACCGTCCCCTCCTCAGAGCCCCCACATCATACCGATAGCAAGGGGATGTGTGGGGAGCTGCTCCTACTGTATCGTGAAGAGGGCGAGGGGGCACCTTAGAAGCGTGCCCGAAACAGAGGTTGTGGCAGAGGTAAAGCGTGCAGTGCACTGGGGAATAAAAGAGATACACCTCACCGCCCAAGATGTTGGTGCATATGGGCTGGACACAAAAAGCTCACTCGCACGGCTATTGAGGAAGGTGTGCTCTGTGGAGGGAGAGTTTTTCGTGCGGGTGGGCATGATGAACCCCAGCACGGTGATTTCGCAGGCGAGCGAGCTTTCAGAGGCGTTCCTTCATCCAAAGGTATTCAAGTTTGTGCACATCCCAGTGCAGTCTGGCTCAGACGAGGTGCTCTCTGCAATGGGAAGGGGCTACACCGTGGAGCAGTTCGAGCGCCTGTGCACGCTTTTTCGAGAGCGACTTGGAGAGTGCACCCTGTGCACCGACGTGATTGTGGGATATCCCACAGAAAGCGAGGAGGACTTTGAGAGAACGCTCGAGCTCATAAAAAGGCTCGAGCCAGACAAGCTTAACATCACGCGGTTTTCTGCACGTCCTCACACGCCAGCCTTTCGGCTTTCCCAGCTTCCCGACTGGATAAAGAAGGAGAGGTCGAGGAGGCTCACACGGCTGTACATGTCCATCACCGAAAAGAGGCAAAGGAGGCACGTGGGAAAAAGGATGAGGGTGCTGGTGTCTGAGAGGGTGAGGGAGGGAAGTGTGGTGGCGAGGGATGCCGCCTACCGCAACGTGGTGATAAGAGGGGAGTATCCGATTGGCGCAGTGCTCGATGTGAGGGTGGTGCGTGCCCACCCCATGTATCTCATTGCCGAGCCTCTCGATGAGGCAAAAGCTATATGCATCTCTGTCAGTTAA